Proteins co-encoded in one Schistocerca cancellata isolate TAMUIC-IGC-003103 chromosome 5, iqSchCanc2.1, whole genome shotgun sequence genomic window:
- the LOC126188447 gene encoding uncharacterized protein LOC126188447 translates to MQQPHQPPAKQMPLPLQHHPRDAAVVLANHAANNAVVKGNGIGGGALSLSESSCSGSPGSPGEASLSASMAAATLELSQPVAVSVAGAAAVAEAPQQQQPAADNTVFVNSWHPHVYGKPPRTPTPHLISDILGWGRRPSPPQQPPPPLPPPPLPHQQQQQQAATQLAPPPPAATHRPTLVAPTPIRATPSPCVTAMHNLTLLQPPPQQPSPALCNPLAPVAAPADEELSNEPLNLTTKSRDASPTSSVGSIRTLTPPVVPSPAPGKLLLPNHRLPPFREPPVNGVEAVVTIPTVRGPPGAAVNGRPGADVGVVTPSAPKGSAHRAAPKDTSNLRYPEEIQPIATKAKVSDMR, encoded by the exons ATGCAGCAGCCGCACCAGCCGCCCGCCAAGCAGATGCCGCTGCCGCTGCAGCACCACCCCAGGGACGCCGCCGTCGTCCTCGCCAACCACGCCGCCAACAACGCCGTCGTCAAGGGCAA CGGTATCGGCGGCGGCGCGCTCAGCCTGAGCGAGAGCAGCTGTAGCGGCAGTCCGGGCAGCCCGGGAGAGGCGTCTCTGAGCGCGTCCATGGCGGCCGCGACGTTGGAGCTGTCGCAGCCGGTGGCGGTGTCTGTGGCGGGCGCCGCCGCCGTGGCCGaggcaccg cagcagcagcagcctgccGCCGACAACACCGTCTTCGTCAACTCGTGGCACCCGCACGTGTACGGCAAGCCGCCGAGGACGCCGACGCCGCACCTCATATCGGACATCCTGGGCTGGGGGCGGAGACCGtcgccgccgcagcagccgccgccgccgctgccgcccccgccgctcccgcaccagcagcagcagcagcaggcggccACCCAGCTGGCACCGCCGCCACCGGCCGCCACGCACAGGCCGACTCTAGTGGCCCCGACGCCCATCCGCGCCACGCCATCCCCGTGCGTGACCGCCATGCACAACCTGACCCTGCTGCAGCCGCCCCCGCAGCAGCCGTCGCCGGCGCTCTGCAACCCCCTGGCGCCCGTCGCCGCCCCCGCCGACGAGGAGCTCAGCAACGAACCGCTCAACCTGACGACCAAAAGCCGCGACGCGTCGCCCACCTCCTCCGTGGGCTCCATCCGCACGCTGACGCCGCCCGTGGTGCCGTCGCCCGCCCCGGGGAAGCTCCTCCTGCCCAACCACCGGCTACCGCCTTTCCGCGAGCCTCCGGTCAACGGCGTGGAGGCGGTCGTCACCATCCCCACGGTCCGCGGACCCCCCGGCGCCGCCGTCAACGGGAGACCCGGCGCCGACGTCGGCGTCGTGACGCCTTCCGCCCCCAAGGGATCTGCGCACCGTGCCGCCCCCAAAG ATACTTCAAATCTCCGGTACCCCGAGGAAATACAACCAATTGCTACGAAGGCAAAGGTGTCCGACATGCGATAA